In Afipia carboxidovorans OM5, the sequence GCGGGAACGGCACCACTTGCGTCACGACGACGCCTTCCCCGCCCGAGCCAAGCTCCTTGGCGAGTGCATCGGAGCCGACAAACGAGACGTTGACGAAGGTGGGATCGAACTTGATCTGGCGCGCCAACTTGATGAACTCGGCCGCCGACTTGTAGGAGGCGATCATCACCACGGCTTCAGGCTTCGCCTTGCGCACGGAGAGCAGCGCGCCCTTGATCGCAACCGTGTTACGCTCATAAGTGCCCTCGCCGAAAAGCTTCATCTTGCGCTTCTCCAGCGCGCGCTGCAGTCCGGCGAGACCCGCCTGCCCGTAAGCATCGTCCTGATACATGATGCCGATACGGGTATAGCCGAGATCCTTGGTGAGATGCTCAACCATCGCCTCGGTCTCCTGAAAGTAGGAGGCGCGGATGTTCATCACCAACGGCTTATGAGGCTCGCGAAGGAATTCAGCGCCGGAGAACGCGCCGATCAGCGGCACACCGGCATTGCTTGCAATCGGCTGAATGGCTGCGGCCGTCGGCGTGCCGACGGTGCCGATGATGGAAAAGACCTTGTCTTCGTTCAGAAGCTTCTTCACCACGCCGATCGAGCGCGTCGGCTCGTAACCGTCATCGACGCTCTTGAGTTCAAGCTTGCGCCCCTTGATGCCGCCTGCCTTGTTGACTTCGGCAATCGCGGCTTCGAGGCCGACCTTCATGCCTTCGCCGAGCGCTGCCGAAGGGCCGGTCAACGCCGCCGACTGGCCGAGCAGGATCTTCTCCGATGAAACGCCATCTTCGGCGTAGGCCATGGAAAGAGCGGCAATGAAACCAGCCAGCGCAATCGGAGTCATTCTGAGCAACGGGCGCATCGGCAACATCCTTGGATTTCAATTCGGGACGGCGAAAATAGGTTGTGATCTGCATAATTAGGTAAAAACGTGTATTTTAAATTAACCATTACGGCCCGAAAGCGGCCGAGGCGCCTCATTCGTATCGGCTCACGATTATATATAGAGAGTCACGCAACGGCCTATTTTTACAGGCCCTGCGCGCCAATCACCCGTTTTCAAACAAGGACTTGAGTCTCCCTCCAGGAGAGAGATGCACGGTAGGCCGAAGCGGTGCGGTCTCGCCGGCAACATAATCCGCTCCCGAGTCAGAACGTCGCACCACGCACGGCACAGAATGTCGCACACCGACATTTGCCGGCGAACTTACAGACCACGAATCAATCACACGGGTTTCCACGCCTACCGCCGCCCTGCTCCAGTGCCGAGCCCTTCAAGCAAGGCGGCTGAGATCGCCTCACCCTTGAAGTCCTTCTCCGGGTTGGAGCCGTCGGCGTTCTGAAACACATTCATGAATCCGGGGACGGTTTCCTCGCGCGCCCAGTCGCGCTGCAGTTCGCAGTAAAGCTGGGTCTTGCTGATGAGCTTGCCGCCCGCCTGCTCGATGCGACGCAGGGCCGCTTCATGCGCGGCGACCGACGTGCCGCCAACCGCATCGACCGGCACATAGACTTCATAGCCTTCCCTCAAGGCATCAAGCGCGGGAAAGGCAAGACACGCCTCGGTCCACAGCGCGGTCATCACCAGCTTGCGGCGGCCGGTCGCCTCGACGGCGCGTTTGAACTCGACATCCTCCCAACTGTTGATCGTGGTGCGATCATAGGTGGGATAGCTACCGATCACATCCATCAGCGGCTGGATCGGCGGCTTGTTGCGGCCGGTCGCGACATTCACTGTCGAGTGGATGATAGGCAGCTTGTAGTTCACCGCAGCCTTCACGGTACTGACGATGTTGAACACCAGTTCCTGCTGACTCATCGAGCGGATCGAACTGATCTGGATCGGCTGATAGTCGATGATGATGAAAGCAGCGTTCCGCGGCGTCAGCAGATGATCAGCCTTCGGGTCGCGGATCGGTTCGCTGGACATGAGAGGTCTCCTTTATCGCTAGATTGGCCCGCGGTGGTTTCCGCGCACGATCGCGCGGCGGACGGCGGCACGGGCTCCCGCCACTCCGATTCAAAACGATGTCTTCAAAAGAAAGTCCCGGCCCCCAAGGGGAGCCGGGACATCCGATCAGGCGGCCGTCTGCGCGAACCTGCCGTTGTTGAAGTCGTCGATCGCCTGCTTGATCTCGGCCTCGCTGTTCATCACGAACGGGCCGTAGCCTGCGATCGGCTCATCGATCGGCTCGCCGGTCAGCACCAGCAAGGTGGCGTCGCCGTCGGCGTGGACGGCGGCACCGCTGCCGTCGCGATCGAGCAGAACGACTTCTGCCTCGCCAGCCTGCTGGCTGTCGTTGACGGTGACATGGCCGCTCAGCACCACGAGCATCGCCGTGTGGCCTTCGGGCAGGTCGAGCGTCAGGTCCGCATCGCTATTCAGACGCACGTCCCAGACGTTGATCGGCGTAAAGGTCCGCGCGGGCCCTTTCGCGCCAAGAAGCTCGCCCGCGATGATGCGCGCACTGCCGGCTGCATTCGGCAACTCCACGACCGGAATATCGGCCGAGACGATGCTCTGATAACCTCCGGGCGCGGTCTTGTCCTTCGCCGGCAGATTCACCCAGAGCTGCACCATGCGGAACGGGCCGCCGCTCTTGGCGAAGCCCGGCGAATGATACTCCTCGTGGAGAATGCCGCCCGCCGCCGTCATCCACTGCACGTCGCCGGGGCCGATGACGCCGCCATGGCCGGTGGAATCCTTGTGCTCGACCTCGCCGTCGTAAACGATGGTGACGGTCTCGAACCCGCGATGCGGATGCTGACCGACGCCGCGGCGCGTCTCCGTCGGCTCGAAGTAATGCGGGCCGGCATAGTCGAGCAGCAGGAACGGGCTGATGTGCTGGCCGAGCGTGTTGTAGGAAAACAGCGAGCGAACCGGGAAGCCGTCGCCGACCCAGTGACGCTGATTGTTGCCGTAACGGCCGAGAACTTTCTTGGTCATGGTCATTCTCCTTGGGCGATCCGTCTGTGAAGCGATCGCCGTTGGAGTGACAGGTAGCACCGCAACGTCCGGGCAAGGAGATTGCCATATCCGACGCTTCGTCCTATCAATAGGACGATGCAGGATCTGAACGACCTCTATTATTTCGTGCAAGTCGTCGATCACGGCGGCTTTGCTCCGGCCGGCCGGGCGCTCGGCCTGCAGAAGTCGCGGCTAAGCCGGCGCATTCTGCTGCTCGAGGAGCGGCTCGGCGTGCGCCTTCTCAACCGCTCATCCCGCCGCTTCTCGGTGACGGAGATCGGTCGCGAATTCTACAACCGCTGCGTCGCCATACTGGTCGAGGCGGAAGCCGCCGAACAGGTCGTGGCGGAAGTTCGCGCCGAACCGCGCGGTGTGATCCGTGTGAGTTGTCCGGTCGCTCTGCTCTCCTTTCAGTTCGGTGATCTGATCGCGCGCTTCATGGCGAAGCACCCCGCGGTTGAAGTGCATCTGGAAAGCACCAACCGCCATGTCGATGTGATCGCCGAAGGTTTCGACATCGCGATCCGGGTGCGCTTTCCGCCGCTGAACCCGACCGATCTCGTGATGCGCAAACTCGATGAAAGCACCCAGTGCCTCGTCGCAAGCCCGGGTCTGATCTCCGCTTCGCTGCAATCCCCCGCCGATCTTCACGGCCTGCCGAGCCTCGATCTCGGCCCGGCCTATGAGGGACATCACTGGCAACTCGAGGCAGCAGACGGGCAGACCGCATCGGTGCCGCATCGCCCTCGCCTCGTCACCGACGATATGGCTGTGCTGCGACAGGCGGCGATCGAAGGCGTCGGCATCGTGCAACTGCCGACCATGATGATCTGGCAGGATATCGAGGCCGGCCGGCTTGTGCCTGTGCTGCCGCAATGGCGTCCGCGCGCCGGCATCATCCACGCGGTATTTCCGTCGCGGAGAGGTCTGCTGCCGTCGGTGCGGGCGTTTCTCGATTTTCTCGCAAGCGAGTGCGTCACCCAGCGTCAGCAGGCGGCCGGGAAACTCAAAAAGCACTGACGGTCGGAAAGAGCTGGCGCGCACGAGCGCTCACGCGAGATCCGGTATGCGGCGGCGTGTGTTTCACCCGTGTCTGGTCGCAACAAGCAATAACTGCCCCCGGGTCAGCGGGCACCCACCACGCAAAAATACTTAGAACGCTTTCAAGCGAGGTATGCTCTCGGGCTCCACCCGCCAATGAAAACCGGTTGGCATGAAGAAACGCGCCAAAATAAGATTAGTGCGCGGTCATCCAGGCGCGAGCCTCGCGCTGGGCGAGCGCAATCTCATCCGCCGACATCTGCTCGGCGAGTTCGCGGCGAAGCTGGATTGCATCCACACGCCCCTTGAGCGCCGCCAGGTTGAACCACTTATGCGCGGCCACGAAATCGACGATGCCATCGCGGCCGGTTGAAAACATCAGCCCGAGATCGAACAGCACGTCGCCGCTCGCGCTTGCCTCCACCGGCAGGGCACCCGTCTGATCGATCGCCATCTGAAACATGCCACCCTCCTTCACCTGTGCCGCGGCGCTGGTTGGCCGCGGCTCCTGTCCAAATTTCCGTCTGTCACGTCCCCTTGCCGGTTGACCGGCTTATGAGGCGATCTGACCGCTAAAATTTGAATGGTGGTTTAAGTATCGCGATGAATCGAATCTCAACGCGCAACGCCCGCTTCAAAGCGCGGGCGCAGAAGGCGTGAATTTTCAAAGGCTTCGCGCGGCGTTCAGAGACGATTCAGGCTGCCGCTTGGGAGGCTGCTAACCATCGCCTCAGGTGGTCTCTAATTATACGCGGCGGATGGTGGGAATGGCGGAGCCGATCAGCGACCAAAGCGCTCGTGGAGAAAGATCGTATGCGCGCCGGGATATCCGCGGGATTCGTTTTGGGGATGCCCCTCCCCAAAAAAGAAACGAGGGCGTCGGTGAACACGTCAGGATTGAGATTCATCCGGTTGCCCGGTGAACTGCGGAAACGAAATCCGCAACGTACGAAGAGCGCTGACGCCCTTCTGCCGGGTCGGCTGCAGAACTGAATTCCGCTGCCTGTCCGACCGTCTCTCCTGATGTCTCGCCGACACCCTCTGTCGTCGATCCGGGGCGTTCTATCCGCCAAAGCCGATACCGGCCCCTGATGACGTTGCCGGCTTGAACCTGCCGACAATTCGTAAGGCGAAGCCTTACTTCTTCTTGGCAGCCTTCTTCTTGGCAACCTTGCGGGTCTTCTTCGCAGTCTTCTTCACGGCGGACTTCGCCTTCTTGGCAACCTTCTTCGTTGCCTTCTTCGCAGTCTTCTTCGCCTTCTTAGCTTTCTTAGCCATGTTGCCCTCCGTTAAAGTGAGATGGCTGTGTCGCTGTCGTGCACCCGGGAATCGAAATGCACTGCATTTGGATTACACCAACGCATTAAAAAAAACAGTGTCCCGCTTAAGGAAGTGTTGACGCAACGCGCGCGATGCGTCAGCCGCAACGGCACGAGAGATTCAATCGCATCGCACGGACACAACGCCTTCATGCACGAGGCGAAAAACATCTCTGTTATCAGAAATGAAAAAAGCCATTGATAGATGCGCACTTCTTTCACTGCGCAAAACATCGCGAATTGATGCGCACAACATCGCGCGCGCCGTCGCTGTGCAGAAAAAAACGCCGCGCCTAACTCTGAGTCGGGTTTTTTGGCAACGAAATTATTTTCGTGGATTTTCGCTTTGGAGGCGATCCGCGCTCGCCTTTGCAGGCGTTTCGACATTTCACTCCGCCGATTCGCGAATCGCAGCGCGCGCCGCCCGATACGAAAATGGCGTCACGCCGCCTGGTGCGTGACGCCGTTTCGCACGTCGCGTGACGCGTTCAGATGCCAAGTTTGGACTTGAGCAGGTCGTTCACCGCCTGCGGATTGACCTTGCCGCCCGACAATTTCATCACCTGACCAACGAACCAGCCGATCAGTTGCGGCTTGGCGCGCGCCTGCGCCACCTTGTCGGGATTGGCGGCGACGATATCGTCGACCATCTTCTCGATCGCGCCGAGATCGGTGACCTGCTTCAGCCCAAGGCTTTCCACCAGCGCCTTCGGATCGCCGCCCTTGGTCCAGACGATCTCGAACAGATCCTTGCCGAT encodes:
- a CDS encoding ABC transporter substrate-binding protein gives rise to the protein MRPLLRMTPIALAGFIAALSMAYAEDGVSSEKILLGQSAALTGPSAALGEGMKVGLEAAIAEVNKAGGIKGRKLELKSVDDGYEPTRSIGVVKKLLNEDKVFSIIGTVGTPTAAAIQPIASNAGVPLIGAFSGAEFLREPHKPLVMNIRASYFQETEAMVEHLTKDLGYTRIGIMYQDDAYGQAGLAGLQRALEKRKMKLFGEGTYERNTVAIKGALLSVRKAKPEAVVMIASYKSAAEFIKLARQIKFDPTFVNVSFVGSDALAKELGSGGEGVVVTQVVPFPLDSKIPVVGRYQAALKAVAPDAKPGFVSLEGYVVGRTLIASLEKIDGEPTRKGLIEAAQKASPIDLGGLKLSYSAISNRGSGQVFLTVIQADGSMKAVDKLQKAGM
- a CDS encoding hydrolase, which gives rise to MSSEPIRDPKADHLLTPRNAAFIIIDYQPIQISSIRSMSQQELVFNIVSTVKAAVNYKLPIIHSTVNVATGRNKPPIQPLMDVIGSYPTYDRTTINSWEDVEFKRAVEATGRRKLVMTALWTEACLAFPALDALREGYEVYVPVDAVGGTSVAAHEAALRRIEQAGGKLISKTQLYCELQRDWAREETVPGFMNVFQNADGSNPEKDFKGEAISAALLEGLGTGAGRR
- a CDS encoding pirin family protein — its product is MTKKVLGRYGNNQRHWVGDGFPVRSLFSYNTLGQHISPFLLLDYAGPHYFEPTETRRGVGQHPHRGFETVTIVYDGEVEHKDSTGHGGVIGPGDVQWMTAAGGILHEEYHSPGFAKSGGPFRMVQLWVNLPAKDKTAPGGYQSIVSADIPVVELPNAAGSARIIAGELLGAKGPARTFTPINVWDVRLNSDADLTLDLPEGHTAMLVVLSGHVTVNDSQQAGEAEVVLLDRDGSGAAVHADGDATLLVLTGEPIDEPIAGYGPFVMNSEAEIKQAIDDFNNGRFAQTAA
- a CDS encoding LysR substrate-binding domain-containing protein, whose translation is MQDLNDLYYFVQVVDHGGFAPAGRALGLQKSRLSRRILLLEERLGVRLLNRSSRRFSVTEIGREFYNRCVAILVEAEAAEQVVAEVRAEPRGVIRVSCPVALLSFQFGDLIARFMAKHPAVEVHLESTNRHVDVIAEGFDIAIRVRFPPLNPTDLVMRKLDESTQCLVASPGLISASLQSPADLHGLPSLDLGPAYEGHHWQLEAADGQTASVPHRPRLVTDDMAVLRQAAIEGVGIVQLPTMMIWQDIEAGRLVPVLPQWRPRAGIIHAVFPSRRGLLPSVRAFLDFLASECVTQRQQAAGKLKKH